The following are encoded together in the Malaya genurostris strain Urasoe2022 chromosome 3, Malgen_1.1, whole genome shotgun sequence genome:
- the LOC131434571 gene encoding uncharacterized protein LOC131434571 isoform X4: protein MGIGKKYKVIMDQTILHFNVTDHIAGEYLALEASMNVLHPRLELWFFAHPLATDDDRSGSSRVELPPQSYLSPASSSSSSAASAASAASASSGVVELPPQTNHDYDTGQESAGWRGTVTTDWIANGISGGVEHHRHYHRRHHHHHHHHQHELRQGARQHHSSLELRFYFKHNSFLFQVIKNPFYRGDAFWCHVFFAYPWITDASNFAASFSKITSAFGADFEQHGFVRSIGWRTLGRKFLKKVIKSFSRERFCFISCAILVRIGETSVSNGRRNYYFRIIKLLLL from the exons ATGGGAATCGGGAAAAAGTACAAAGTTATCATGG ATCAAACAATACTCCACTTCAATGTAACCGACCACATTGCCGGAGAATACCTGGCACTGGAAGCGTCAATGAATGTCCTTCATCCGCGGTTAGAATTATGGTTTTTTGCCCACCCGTTGGCCACCGATGATGACAGGAGTGGAAGCTCAAGGGTTGAATTACCACCACAATCATATTTGTCaccagcatcatcatcatcatcatcagcagcatCAGCAGCATCAGCAGCATCAGCATCATCCGGTGTGGTAGAATTGCCACCGCAAACCAATCATGATTATGATACTGGGCAGGAATCGGCCGGATGGCGTGGAACAGTGACTACGGATTGGATCGCAAATGGTATTAGTGGTGGTGTGGAGCACCATCGACATTACCATCGCCgccatcatcaccatcatcatcatcatcaacatgaACTCCGACAGGGAGCCCGGCAGCATCACAGCAGTTTGGAATTGAGGTTTTATTTCAAGcataattcatttttatttcagGTGATTAAAAATCCTTTCTACCGTGGAGATGCTTTTTGGTGCCacgtttttttcg CGTACCCTTGGATCACTGATGCGTCAAATTTTGCAGCGTCATTTTCAAAGATCACTTCGGCATTTGGAGCTGATTTTGAACAACATGGATTCGTTCGGTCAATAGGATGGAGAACTTTAGGAAGGAAGTTTCTCAAAAAAGTAATTAAAAGTTTTAGCAGAGAAcgtttttgtttcatttcctGTGCCATTCTTGTTCGAATTGGTGAGACATCTGTAAGTAACGGTAGAAGAAACTATTACTTTCGAATaatcaaattattattattgtaa